The Janthinobacterium lividum genome has a window encoding:
- a CDS encoding heme-binding beta-barrel domain-containing protein, whose protein sequence is MSDFPEDIYTEPSADVHTLNNLGPLTGMAGIWTGTRGLDVKPKADGPRKQAFVERIELQPIDPVTNGPQLFYGLRYYIHITKPDQVKTYHEQVGYWLWEPATGAVIQTLAIPRGQIAMASGTTTADATSFELVAKRDSTAYGICSNPFLEHAFTTVEYRIKVDIHADGTWGYDEDTVMLIRGKDEPFHHTDRNLLTKVGEPTPNPMALQVLAAAA, encoded by the coding sequence ATGAGCGATTTTCCCGAAGATATCTATACCGAGCCGTCCGCCGACGTGCACACTTTGAACAACCTGGGTCCCTTGACGGGCATGGCCGGCATCTGGACGGGCACGCGCGGCCTGGACGTCAAGCCGAAAGCCGACGGCCCGCGCAAGCAGGCGTTTGTCGAGCGCATCGAACTGCAGCCGATCGACCCCGTCACCAACGGCCCGCAACTGTTCTACGGCTTGCGCTACTACATCCACATCACCAAGCCGGATCAAGTGAAAACCTACCATGAGCAGGTGGGCTATTGGCTGTGGGAGCCGGCCACGGGCGCCGTGATCCAGACCCTGGCCATCCCGCGCGGCCAGATCGCCATGGCGTCCGGTACGACGACGGCGGACGCCACCAGTTTCGAACTGGTGGCCAAGCGCGACTCGACAGCCTACGGCATCTGCTCGAACCCCTTCCTCGAACACGCGTTCACCACCGTCGAATACCGCATCAAGGTCGACATCCACGCCGACGGCACCTGGGGCTACGATGAAGACACGGTCATGCTCATTCGCGGCAAGGACGAACCGTTCCACCACACGGACCGCAACCTGCTGACGAAAGTCGGCGAGCCGACGCCGAACCCGATGGCCTTGCAGGTGCTGGCGGCAGCCGCTTAA
- a CDS encoding helix-turn-helix transcriptional regulator, which produces MASNQHFPAVSDSLPYPVYFRLDDYHAHQQFDYQSHPWGQLTYCSTGVMEIMVAGQRYLSPPQYAVWIPPETLHDGYIRQDVVFHSAYIDASLCAQLPAQPCALVLSPLLKAILGDFAERGVTTPATQADQRLAQVLVDQLQLAPCSRNYLPGSDEPVIAALLAALQADPGSNRSLAEWAAQLHVTERTLARRCQRELGMPFGEWRQRQRFLAALPLLEQGETVQAIALELGYSTASAFIAMFRRQSGGTPDQFRRGLR; this is translated from the coding sequence ATGGCCAGCAACCAGCATTTCCCCGCCGTTTCCGACAGCCTGCCCTATCCCGTGTACTTTCGCCTCGACGATTATCACGCGCACCAGCAATTCGATTACCAGAGCCATCCATGGGGACAGCTCACGTATTGCTCCACGGGCGTGATGGAAATCATGGTGGCGGGCCAGCGCTACCTGTCGCCGCCCCAGTACGCCGTGTGGATACCGCCTGAGACCTTACACGACGGCTATATCCGCCAGGATGTCGTGTTTCACTCGGCGTATATCGACGCCAGCCTGTGCGCGCAACTGCCGGCGCAGCCGTGCGCGCTTGTGCTCAGTCCCCTGCTCAAAGCCATCCTCGGCGACTTTGCCGAACGGGGCGTCACCACGCCCGCCACCCAGGCCGACCAGCGCCTGGCGCAGGTGCTGGTCGACCAGTTGCAACTGGCGCCGTGCAGCCGCAACTACCTGCCGGGCAGCGACGAGCCCGTCATCGCGGCGCTGCTGGCCGCCCTGCAGGCGGATCCCGGCAGTAACCGCTCACTGGCCGAGTGGGCCGCGCAATTGCACGTTACCGAGCGCACCCTGGCGCGCCGCTGCCAGCGCGAACTGGGCATGCCGTTTGGCGAATGGCGCCAGCGTCAGCGTTTCCTGGCGGCCCTGCCCCTGCTGGAACAAGGGGAAACCGTGCAAGCCATCGCGCTGGAACTGGGCTACAGCACGGCCTCGGCCTTCATCGCCATGTTTCGCCGGCAAAGCGGCGGCACGCCGGACCAGTTCCGCCGCGGCCTGCGCTGA
- a CDS encoding DMT family transporter has protein sequence MKAKHYLFPVIAVLIWAINTIVSKMAVGVIDPAAISFYRWLLAGVLLALVFGRAVWKQRAVVKPYLGKLFVLGMLGMVMYQCLAYIAAQTTTATNMGILASLMPLLAVGLSVLLLGEAPTVGGVFGGLVSLLGLGYLLSHGDPAALIAHGAALGDALMLLACLSYAGYGVLLKRWKIPLNNWHSLLIQVWCAVPVLFVYYLSQSAPPVTSAGLPLVLFAGIPASIIAPFLWMHGLAKLGPSRATTLMNLLPVFTVIIAMLFLGETLHNYDVIGGGVTLLGVVMVQYLKHPLRRRAGA, from the coding sequence ATGAAAGCCAAGCATTATCTGTTTCCCGTGATCGCCGTGCTGATCTGGGCCATCAATACCATCGTCAGCAAGATGGCCGTGGGCGTGATCGATCCGGCCGCCATCTCGTTTTACCGCTGGCTGCTGGCCGGCGTGCTGCTGGCGCTCGTGTTTGGCCGGGCCGTGTGGAAGCAGCGGGCCGTCGTGAAACCGTATCTGGGCAAACTGTTTGTGCTGGGCATGTTGGGCATGGTCATGTACCAATGCCTCGCGTACATTGCCGCGCAAACGACGACGGCCACCAACATGGGCATCCTCGCATCGCTGATGCCGCTGCTGGCCGTGGGCCTGTCCGTATTGCTGCTGGGCGAAGCGCCTACCGTGGGCGGCGTGTTTGGCGGCCTCGTGTCGCTGCTGGGACTCGGCTACTTGCTCAGCCATGGCGACCCGGCCGCGCTGATCGCCCATGGCGCGGCCTTGGGCGACGCCCTGATGCTGCTGGCGTGTTTGTCGTACGCGGGCTATGGCGTGCTGCTCAAGCGCTGGAAGATTCCCCTGAATAACTGGCACTCCCTGCTGATCCAGGTCTGGTGCGCCGTGCCCGTGCTGTTCGTGTATTACCTGAGCCAGTCCGCGCCGCCCGTCACCAGCGCCGGCTTGCCGCTGGTGCTGTTTGCCGGCATCCCCGCGTCCATCATCGCGCCATTCTTGTGGATGCACGGCCTGGCCAAGCTGGGTCCCAGCCGCGCGACGACATTGATGAATCTGTTGCCCGTGTTCACGGTGATCATCGCCATGCTGTTCCTCGGTGAAACCTTGCACAACTACGACGTGATCGGCGGCGGCGTGACCCTGCTGGGCGTGGTGATGGTGCAGTACCTGAAGCACCCCCTGCGCCGCCGCGCCGGCGCCTAG
- a CDS encoding class I SAM-dependent methyltransferase, producing MPDIDTLLSELEAFGSSNDAAHAERASRMLNITRDTGELLAVMVHARGARRVLEIGTSNGYSTLWLARAAQALGGSVVTVEKAQDKFDMAYANFVRAQLQGVVKQLLADAGDVLRDAADGAYDFIFLDSARQQYAQWWPQLDRALADGGVLVVDNASSHYADMAGFLDAIRADSRYTTCLATVGKGEFIAVKSGN from the coding sequence ATGCCTGACATTGATACCCTGTTGAGCGAACTTGAAGCATTTGGTAGCAGCAACGATGCGGCGCACGCGGAGCGCGCCAGCCGCATGCTCAACATTACGCGCGACACGGGCGAATTGCTGGCCGTGATGGTGCACGCGCGCGGTGCGCGCCGGGTGCTGGAAATCGGCACCTCGAACGGCTACTCGACCCTGTGGCTGGCGCGCGCGGCGCAGGCGCTGGGCGGCAGCGTGGTGACGGTGGAAAAGGCGCAGGACAAGTTCGACATGGCGTACGCCAACTTTGTGCGCGCGCAATTGCAGGGCGTGGTCAAGCAGTTGCTGGCGGACGCGGGCGACGTGCTGCGCGATGCGGCTGACGGCGCCTACGATTTCATCTTTCTCGATTCCGCGCGCCAGCAATACGCGCAGTGGTGGCCACAGCTGGACCGGGCGCTGGCGGACGGCGGCGTGCTGGTGGTTGACAATGCCAGTTCGCATTACGCGGACATGGCGGGGTTTCTTGACGCTATCCGCGCCGACAGCCGCTACACGACTTGCCTGGCGACCGTCGGCAAGGGCGAATTCATCGCCGTCAAGTCCGGCAACTGA
- a CDS encoding GAF domain-containing protein, whose product MTFTISDAAYGTDTPAAKHAMYADLRSQLQGLLSGESDFIANTANFSSLVFNTMPGLNWAGFYFLKGDELVLGPFQGKPACIRIKKGRGVCGTTVVEGKSIVVQDVHAFPGHIACDVNSRSELVVPVFANGQIIGVFDLDSPLIGRFDEVDAQGVESLVRVLEAAIVAA is encoded by the coding sequence ATGACGTTTACCATCAGCGACGCCGCCTACGGCACCGATACCCCCGCAGCCAAGCACGCCATGTATGCGGACCTGCGCTCACAGCTGCAAGGCTTGCTGTCGGGCGAGAGCGATTTCATCGCCAATACGGCCAACTTCAGCTCGCTGGTCTTCAACACCATGCCGGGCTTGAACTGGGCCGGTTTTTATTTCCTCAAGGGTGATGAACTGGTGCTGGGACCGTTCCAGGGCAAGCCAGCCTGCATCCGCATCAAGAAAGGGCGCGGCGTGTGCGGCACCACCGTGGTCGAAGGCAAGTCCATCGTCGTGCAGGATGTGCATGCGTTTCCCGGCCACATCGCCTGTGACGTCAATTCCCGCTCGGAACTGGTGGTGCCGGTCTTTGCGAACGGCCAGATCATCGGCGTGTTCGACCTCGACAGCCCTTTGATCGGGCGTTTCGACGAGGTCGATGCGCAGGGCGTCGAATCGCTGGTGCGCGTGCTGGAAGCGGCTATCGTTGCAGCGTAG
- a CDS encoding LysR family transcriptional regulator, translating to MRALDTHALSLFCAVARCLNFRQAAEQLHMTQPPLSRAIKALEERLGARLFERDTQGVALTQAGRTLLPQALHIIALLDAAQASLRQDSAPARLRLGLTSSVAAGLFRPLLAALEGQLGNVRLELTAAPSPRLVAAVRKGLLDAALLALPSATFELAVQPLARQPMMLALPAGHRLAKKRKLSLFDIAQESVYWFERARQPAFFDHCQQVFRRHGFAPAFLREAPDHHVLLGDVAAGKGMALLADSFRALRLAGVAYRPLVEGEELAAGIGLAWRQEHGHASLPLLRQLAAEHLTK from the coding sequence ATGAGAGCCCTCGACACCCATGCCTTGAGCCTGTTTTGCGCCGTCGCCCGCTGCCTGAACTTTCGCCAGGCGGCGGAGCAATTGCACATGACCCAGCCGCCCCTGTCGCGCGCCATCAAGGCGCTGGAAGAGCGGCTGGGCGCGCGCCTGTTCGAGCGCGACACGCAGGGTGTGGCCTTGACGCAAGCGGGCCGCACCCTGCTGCCGCAGGCCTTGCACATCATCGCCTTGCTCGATGCGGCGCAAGCGTCGCTGCGGCAAGACAGCGCGCCCGCGCGCCTGCGCCTGGGCCTGACGAGTTCCGTGGCGGCCGGCCTGTTCCGTCCGCTGCTGGCGGCGCTGGAAGGGCAACTGGGCAATGTCCGCCTGGAACTGACGGCGGCACCCTCGCCGCGCCTGGTCGCAGCCGTACGCAAGGGGCTGCTCGATGCGGCCCTGCTCGCCCTGCCCAGCGCCACGTTCGAACTGGCCGTGCAGCCGCTGGCGCGCCAGCCCATGATGCTGGCCCTGCCTGCCGGCCACCGGCTGGCGAAGAAGCGCAAGCTCAGCCTGTTTGATATCGCCCAGGAATCCGTCTACTGGTTCGAACGGGCGCGCCAGCCCGCCTTCTTCGACCATTGCCAACAGGTATTTCGCCGGCATGGCTTCGCGCCCGCTTTCCTGCGCGAAGCGCCAGACCACCATGTACTGCTCGGCGATGTGGCGGCCGGCAAGGGCATGGCGCTGCTGGCCGACTCGTTCCGCGCGCTGCGCCTCGCTGGCGTGGCCTACCGGCCATTGGTGGAGGGTGAGGAATTGGCGGCCGGCATTGGCCTGGCCTGGCGGCAAGAGCACGGCCATGCGAGCCTGCCCCTGCTGCGCCAGCTGGCAGCCGAACATCTGACAAAGTGA
- a CDS encoding CheR family methyltransferase yields the protein MDRRVDVKLLDDDIFDIELKLLLEGILLRYQHDFRDYSVASLRRRMRQAMERFGCASLSQLQDRILHEPAMFAQMLQFFTVQVSEMFRDPAYFRALREKVVPMLHTYPSIKIWVAGCSSGEEVWSLAILLEEEGLLERSMIYATDINVEALAAAEAGIYPIERIAQFSENYQLAGGKRSLSDYYTAAYKGAIFERRLRRQFVFADHSLATDSVFSEVHMVSCRNVMIYFNKDLQDRSLGLFHEALVNRGFLGLGMKESLHFSRHAASFNELSPAERIFQRA from the coding sequence ATGGATAGAAGGGTGGATGTCAAATTGCTAGATGACGATATTTTCGACATAGAACTGAAGTTATTGCTTGAGGGAATACTGCTGCGGTATCAGCACGATTTCCGCGATTATTCGGTGGCCTCACTGCGCCGGCGCATGCGCCAGGCTATGGAGCGCTTCGGCTGCGCCAGCCTGTCGCAATTGCAGGACCGCATCTTGCACGAGCCGGCCATGTTCGCGCAGATGCTGCAGTTTTTCACGGTGCAAGTGAGCGAGATGTTCCGCGATCCCGCGTATTTCCGCGCCTTGCGCGAAAAAGTCGTGCCCATGCTGCATACCTATCCCTCCATCAAGATATGGGTGGCCGGCTGCAGCAGCGGCGAAGAGGTGTGGTCGCTGGCCATCTTGCTGGAAGAAGAGGGGTTGCTTGAGCGCAGCATGATTTATGCGACCGACATCAATGTGGAAGCGCTGGCCGCCGCCGAAGCGGGCATCTATCCGATCGAGCGCATCGCCCAGTTCAGCGAGAATTATCAGTTGGCGGGCGGCAAGCGCTCGCTGTCCGACTATTACACGGCCGCCTACAAGGGCGCCATCTTTGAGCGGCGCTTGCGGCGCCAGTTTGTCTTCGCCGACCACAGCCTGGCGACGGATAGCGTGTTTTCGGAGGTGCACATGGTTTCCTGCCGTAACGTCATGATTTACTTCAATAAAGACTTGCAAGACCGCAGCCTTGGCCTGTTCCACGAAGCGCTGGTAAACCGGGGCTTCCTGGGCCTGGGCATGAAGGAAAGCCTGCATTTCAGCCGCCATGCGGCCAGCTTCAACGAGCTGAGCCCGGCTGAGCGCATCTTCCAGCGTGCCTGA
- a CDS encoding chemotaxis protein CheB: protein MLPTCDVAPPPAGLRLIAIGASAGGVEALGIVLRALPASCRASVVVVLHLAPGRSSQLPQLYAERCQLPLREAQDKEPLAAGVVYFAPPDYHLQVEPDGCFSLSQEAPVYFSRPSIDVLLETAAYAYRRAMLAIILTGASADGAAGLARVRQLGGSAWVQDPQRASYGIMPAAALKRAGADRVLDLPQMAASLALLGDGEHK, encoded by the coding sequence ATGCTGCCGACCTGCGACGTGGCGCCACCGCCCGCTGGCCTGCGCCTGATCGCCATCGGCGCCTCGGCCGGCGGCGTGGAAGCGCTGGGCATCGTGCTGCGCGCCTTGCCCGCCAGCTGCCGCGCAAGTGTGGTGGTGGTGCTGCACCTGGCGCCGGGCCGCTCGAGCCAGTTGCCGCAGCTGTACGCGGAGCGTTGCCAGTTACCGTTGCGCGAGGCGCAGGACAAGGAGCCGCTGGCGGCGGGTGTCGTGTATTTCGCGCCACCCGACTACCACCTGCAAGTCGAACCCGATGGCTGTTTTTCCCTGTCGCAGGAAGCGCCCGTGTATTTTTCGCGCCCGTCCATCGATGTCTTGCTGGAAACGGCCGCGTACGCCTACCGGCGCGCCATGCTGGCCATCATCCTGACGGGCGCCTCGGCCGATGGCGCGGCGGGGCTGGCGCGCGTGCGACAGCTGGGCGGCAGTGCCTGGGTGCAAGACCCGCAGCGGGCCAGTTATGGCATCATGCCGGCCGCCGCGCTGAAGCGGGCCGGTGCCGACCGCGTGCTCGATTTGCCGCAGATGGCTGCCAGCCTGGCCTTGCTCGGTGATGGCGAACACAAGTGA
- a CDS encoding hybrid sensor histidine kinase/response regulator produces MTAPIHILVVDDIAQNLVAAEAVLARPGIVILKASSGAEALELLLTHEVALALIDVQMPQMDGFELAELIRGSERTRSIPLIFLTAASREPSYSFRGYEAGAVDFLYKPIDVKALQSKVAVLVQLYQQKRELSAQLDELKHALHLNELFTAVLGHDLRTPLSVVMNGAMLLPMMSDHPKVIVTAQRIESSAKRMARMVDQLLDLARIRSGTMELRSSTHDYLALVRAIVEEFETAGQAPLVELSSVGELHGQCDAGLLSQVISNLLCNALTHGEAGTPVQLALDGRAADSIELRIANRGVIPAALLPTLFEPFQQAGEKRRTGQGLGLGLYTVNMFVKAHGGTVELSSTAAQGTVVTVRIPRQCQVRVQAEMAT; encoded by the coding sequence GTGACCGCTCCTATCCATATCCTCGTCGTTGACGACATCGCGCAAAACCTGGTCGCCGCCGAAGCCGTGCTGGCACGCCCCGGTATTGTCATCCTCAAGGCAAGCTCGGGCGCCGAGGCGCTGGAATTGCTGTTGACACATGAAGTGGCACTGGCCCTGATCGACGTGCAAATGCCGCAGATGGATGGCTTCGAACTGGCCGAGCTGATACGCGGCAGCGAGCGTACGCGCAGCATTCCCCTGATTTTCCTCACGGCCGCGTCGCGCGAACCCAGCTACAGCTTCCGTGGCTACGAGGCGGGCGCCGTCGATTTCCTGTACAAGCCCATCGATGTGAAAGCCTTGCAAAGCAAGGTGGCGGTGCTGGTGCAGTTGTACCAGCAGAAACGCGAATTGTCGGCCCAGCTTGACGAGCTCAAGCATGCACTGCACCTCAATGAACTGTTCACGGCCGTGCTGGGCCACGACTTGCGCACGCCCTTGTCGGTGGTGATGAATGGCGCCATGCTGCTGCCGATGATGAGCGACCACCCGAAGGTGATCGTCACGGCGCAGCGCATCGAAAGCAGCGCCAAGCGCATGGCGCGCATGGTCGACCAGTTGCTGGACCTGGCGCGCATCCGTTCCGGTACGATGGAGTTGCGCAGCAGCACGCACGACTACCTGGCGCTGGTGCGCGCCATCGTCGAGGAATTCGAGACGGCCGGCCAGGCCCCGCTTGTCGAGCTCAGCAGTGTCGGCGAGCTGCACGGGCAGTGCGATGCAGGCTTGCTGTCGCAAGTCATCTCGAATCTGTTATGCAATGCCCTCACGCATGGCGAGGCGGGCACGCCGGTGCAACTGGCCCTCGATGGACGGGCCGCCGACAGCATTGAATTGCGCATCGCCAATCGTGGCGTCATCCCTGCCGCCTTGCTACCCACCCTGTTCGAACCGTTCCAGCAGGCGGGCGAGAAGCGCAGGACGGGGCAGGGCCTGGGACTGGGCCTGTACACGGTCAACATGTTCGTCAAGGCCCACGGCGGCACGGTCGAGCTCAGTTCGACGGCCGCGCAGGGTACGGTGGTAACGGTGCGCATCCCGCGCCAGTGCCAGGTGCGCGTGCAAGCGGAAATGGCGACATGA